The Cucumis melo cultivar AY chromosome 9, USDA_Cmelo_AY_1.0, whole genome shotgun sequence genome includes the window AACAACTATGTCTCCCTAGTTTTCGTATAGTACTATGCCTATTTCTAAACTTCTTTGCGGCACGTCTTTAAGACCTTTAATTCTGTACAAATCTCATATCAAAATAGAAGTATATCCTATTTATTAAGGATAGGTATGGAATCATTTGGAGTTTTAAGAACACTAGACTTTGGTTTTAGTAGTATTAAGTAAAGCACTTGGTCGTGCTTCTTCTAGAAGTAGTGTGTTTgcttaaaaacattttttttttcttttctcaaaagTCATCCTAAACTCACCTTTATGTGATAGATTGGCGGTATCACGAACCATTAGTGACAATTTCCTGCTTATGAGATAGGGAGGCAGCTATACCCGCAAACCAAGCTACTCTCATGAGCTGAATACCAAGTATGAGCACCCACCAGCAAACCAATCCTCTCATTGTGTGCATCATCCAGGCCGGTGCACTGAGCTCAGCCCCAAGTTTCAACCCTCTCATCAGCTGCAAAACTCGATAACCTTCGTATACAATTGGAGTAACCAGCCACACAGGGGATCGCCAGTGCCATATCAGCATTTCGGTCAAAATCTGTACTGAAAGGAGCAGAATATAGGGACCCAATAGAACTGCTAAGGGGATGAAAGGCAGATGGGGTTGAACCAACCCACTTTCAGATCCATAAAACATCACTAAAGGGATCATAAATCCAACCACATTAGCAAGTATGTTCCAGAATTGGTAACTGAAAGGAGCCTCACTGCTCATGGGTTTTATTGGTTCTTTAGGCCGTGCACAAGCATCAGCCATGAGAAGAAAAAGCATAGCACCAAGGTTATAGATGCAGTCAAGTCCAATCAAAGAGAGAAGGCTGGCTACATTGGGACCGAGAAATACAGATGACATAGGAAGCCACAATGTTGGGGCCATCCCTGTTGTTAAGAGAAGAGAAGGCCCCAAAAGCCACATTGGCCATTTGAAAATCTGCAAATGCACCAACTCTGGTTGATTACTTGCCTCCACAAGTTCTTTAGTCTCTACTTCCGAAACTTCAGTTGTTCTATCAGCATTTAGACTTTCAAAAATATTGTCGGTTTTCTTCAAGAAGGTCTCATCCTCTTTATTGTTGTGAGCAAATGTGACAGGTGCAGGTTCCCAAGGATTTGTCTGTGTGCAACAAATTGGAGGACGTCTAGAATGCATAAAAAGCGAATGGAGAGTTGATGCATTGAGCACCTTTGAGGACTTGGATGTCTTGAAGTTTTTATGGTGGTAGTGGGGTATGGTAATATATGTAGGATATGATGCTGATACCACAGCTTGATTCATAGTTAGTCCAACAAACTGTCGATACCAACTATGCTTCCATTATCTGAAAAAGTCTAacgaaaaagaagagaaaagaaagaaattgctATTTAGAGCATGCATGACCAACAACAAGTTGTGCTGAACTGTACTATCAAGATGAGAGTTTTGGGGCAATTCACATGTTATAATGCATGTTAGCGCAGGACAAATAAATATCAAGCGCAGGACAAATAAATATCAAGGCTCAAACTACCAATCAATAAATCGAGTAAGGTTGCAGTAGCACACTTGGCATGAATCTCCCTCCCAATACAACACATATTCAAGCAGGAGATCTATCAAATATCAAATCCAGCTGTTAAACGATAAGTCTTTtttagaaaatggaaaaagaagagATGTAAAAAACCAGACATTCATTGGGAAAGAACatggaaaaaagagaaaaaaaaaacattgaaataaagaaaatattcttTAGGAAAGGAGCAtctacccaaaaaaaaaaaacctgaCTACAAAAGATAGACCCTTCAtttagaataaaagaaaaaaaatcacaaaactgcTTGGTCGTAATCATATGAATATCCAAAGAGTGCCAATTGAACCTAGCCATAGAGCACACCTCCCTCGAGGACTCTCAACCTCtcttttatttctctcaggtaaaatattatattaaattggAAACAAAGGTCCATGCTCAAGGGCCTTGTCGTCCCAAAACAACATTTGAAACGAACCATTATTTTCCCATAAATTATTTTCCCATAAATCATTTTCCCATTATATTAAATTCTAATTGACATCAACTATTGccataaattaacaaaaataaaaacgaaCCATTATTTTCCCAATATTGACCCCACAGTTGATAACAGTTCCAAGTATCAGTAAACTCAATATGAAAATCATGAACTATCATTAGCCTAGAGGTAAAAAGGGACCTGGAGGGAACAAGCAACTCATTGACTACCTATCTGGGCATGAGTTCCATTTACATCCAAATATCTTAGGATCAAGTGGATTGTCTCGTGTCTCGTGGGATTAGTGGGATGTGGAACACTCGCAATTATAtagaaaagtaaaaataaataaataaaaaattacgaAAATTATGACTAACTTGCTCGAATTCACTTCATAACAACGATTATTCGAAAAAAAAATGCATCAAATCAATTCAACGTCAATGTGAGATTACTAATGAAgatggaaaagaagaagaagaagaagaagaagaagaagaagaagaagaagaagaagaagaagaagaagaagaagaaatagacACAACATGACAATAAAAGGAACAGGGTCGCAACAAGCGAAAGTAAAATCTGTGATTACAGATGATAATCAATAAGGAAAGTCAGAATTCAAAGGAGAGTAGTTATATCAAAACACAAGGTCCTAGTGAACAAATTTGGTTTTCAACATGCAAGAATACATAGTAATTAAAGCATATTCAGTCAAATTTTACAATTAGCTAACCTTAACAGCGAACCCAGCTGAGAAATGGAATCGGAACAGTTAGAAGAATTATAATCAGCTGGTTGCTTTTGGGGCGGTCGAGCAATTGAAATATAGTGTAATCCACCGATCAATTGGGGAAGAAATAAGAATTGTTACCCGATTGAACGAGTGGTAGGTGTTAGGGCAAGTGCCTCAAGAATCGGCAACAGTAATCGAGAGAATATCAAACCGAGATTTTTACAAATACGTTTTAGATGGAAAAAACTGTTAGGAGGTTCCAAATGAAAAATAGCCCAAGTTCGGATGTTTGACTTTTTGTTTATTGTAAAATTATGCTTTTAaccttttcttccttctttcttcttccttttgtaacctttctttctttttgtttttcgtttttcgtttttcttttttatttcttcgtTTTTTTGGTTTTTGTGTTGTCATCTTctgctttttttcttcttctttcatttttatgttttttttttcttcttgctttTCCAAATTCTTCTTCCTTCTATCTAACCtaaaaagagagaataatttGAATAGAGAAAGAATAATGGAAGAAAAATGAGAAATAAGTACTTAGAACAAGAAGTTATCCGTGGACAAAAAATAGTATTTAGGTACAAAAATCATAAATCAAAAACAAGTACTTGAAAcgagagagaaaaacaagaagtTCTTTGCAA containing:
- the LOC103482552 gene encoding uncharacterized protein LOC103482552 → MNQAVVSASYPTYITIPHYHHKNFKTSKSSKVLNASTLHSLFMHSRRPPICCTQTNPWEPAPVTFAHNNKEDETFLKKTDNIFESLNADRTTEVSEVETKELVEASNQPELVHLQIFKWPMWLLGPSLLLTTGMAPTLWLPMSSVFLGPNVASLLSLIGLDCIYNLGAMLFLLMADACARPKEPIKPMSSEAPFSYQFWNILANVVGFMIPLVMFYGSESGLVQPHLPFIPLAVLLGPYILLLSVQILTEMLIWHWRSPVWLVTPIVYEGYRVLQLMRGLKLGAELSAPAWMMHTMRGLVCWWVLILGIQLMRVAWFAGIAASLSHKQEIVTNGS